The nucleotide window TTGCGTGGTCAATGGGAAACTATAAAATGCTTTTAGGTGACCATTTTTTAAGTCATACTATAATCACCATGCTTTTGGCTTGGCTTATAATATTAATAATAGTAAAATTCATTTCATTCAAACAACAAAGGCGAACTTTTGAGAAACCAACCAAAATATAATTTTTTTAAAAACACATCTTATGCTTTAAAAGGTTTAGTTGATTTAATAAAAACAGAAAGCTCATTTAAAATTGAATTGATTATAACTTTAGTTTTACTTCCTGTTATTATTTTTATAGATACAACTTTGACAAATAAAGCTCTATTATTTATAACTTTAATGGGAATGATTTTAGCAGAAACAACAAATAGTGCTATTGAACGGGTTGTTGATTTAGTAACTTTAGAACATCACGATATGGCAGGACGAGCAAAAGATGTTGGTAGTGCAATTGTATTTTTAAGTATTTTTATTTTTGTTGTTACTTGGCTTATCATTTTAATAGACATTTTTTAAACTTTGTCAAGAAATTGTCAATTAAATTAACAACAAAAATTTAAACTATTATTCTAAACTTCTAATAATATAAAATATTAGGAGGAATTATGAAAGCTTTAATTATCTCAGCTTTAGTTGCCAGTTTAAGTTTTAGTGCAACTGTTGATGATTATTTAGATTCATTAAAACAGGAAGTTCTTAAAGAAAATCCATCTTTTAAAGATTTTGATGCAAAAAGAGGGGAAGAGATTTTTACATCAAAACATATAGGGAAAAAAGGCAAAGAGATTTCATGTACAACTTGCCATGGAGCAAATCTACAAAAAGCTGGTGAAAATATTTTTACTACTAAAGTAATAGAACCACTTTCTCCAAAAGCTAATAAAGAAAGATTTACTGATATAAAAACTATTGAAAAATGGATGAAAAGAAACTTCAATGATGTTTACAATCGTGAAGGAACAGCTCTTGAAAAAGGTGATGTAACTACATACATCATAAATCAATAAAGGATAAAATATGAAATATCTAATTTTTTTAAGTTTAATGATAAATGCTTTGTTTGCAGAAGGTTATTCATCAATGCCAGATGTTGCACCTGTTAAAAATGACTTATATATAAAAGAGTGTGGAAGTTGTCATTTTCCGTATCAACCAGGATTACTTCCAAGTAATGCATGGAATAAAATGATGTCAAATTTAGAAAATCACTTCAATACTGATGCATCACTTGATGATGAAACTTTCAAAACTTTATCAAAATATTTAAATGATAATAGTGCAGAAAAAAATATGCAATATAAAAGAAGTAATAGAATTGTTTCTAGTTTAAATCCAAATCAAATACCTGATTCTATTTCTACAACTCCTTATATGGTAAAAAAACATAGAGAAATTAGAAAAGATTTAATTACTCAAAAAGAGGTAAAAGGTCTGTTTAATTGTATAGCTTGTCATACAACAGCAGATAAAGGAATATATAGTGAAAGAGATATAAAAATCCCAAATTTTGGTAGATGGGAAGATGATTAAAGGATAAATCATGGAAAAATCATATATTTGGTCACTGCCAACAAGAGTTTTTCACTCTTTGTTTGCAGTTTTTATATTGTTAGCTTTTTTAACAGATGATGATAAATTACTGAATTATCACGCTGTAATTGGATATTCAATCTTTATTTTATTAGTTTTTAGAGTATTTTGGGGATTATTTGGTCCTAAATATTCAAAATTTAAAGATTTTCCAACTGGTAAAAAAAATGTAAAAGAATTTCTGAATAATATCTTTGAAGAAAATCAAAAATATTTAGGTCACAATCCACTTGCTTCTTATGTAATGATAGCTATGCTTGTAGTTGTATTTTTAACAATATTTACAGGTGTTTTAGCTTTTGGAGTACAAGAAGGAAAAGGCTTAGTATCCTTTTTAAATGATACTCTTTTTAAAGATATGAAACTATTTAAAGAGATTCATGAAGTTTTAGCAAATATTCTTATTGCTTTAATTGTTGCTCACGTAAGTGGTGTGATGGTAGATAGATTTTTACATAAAAAACATCAAACTTTAAACTCTATAGTAACAGGCTATAAAATGACAAATGAGAGTGAAAATATAAAACTAAATATTTTTCAAAAACTTTTTGCTCTTTTGATGTTTATAGTTTTTATTGGATTTTTGATATTCAATTTAATTGAACCAAAAAATGTTTTTATTGCTTCAAAATTTGAACCAATAGATTATAAGACACAAAATGAAGTTTTTGTAACCGAGTGTGGAAGTTGCCATACTCTTTATCCCACCCAATCTTTTGCCTAAAAAATCATGGGAATTAATCATGGGTGATTTAGAAAATCATTTTGGAGATGATGCTTCAGTTGATGATGAAACAAATAAAGAAATTTTAGCTTTCTTAGTAAAAAATAGTGCAG belongs to Arcobacter defluvii and includes:
- a CDS encoding diheme cytochrome c; this encodes MKYLIFLSLMINALFAEGYSSMPDVAPVKNDLYIKECGSCHFPYQPGLLPSNAWNKMMSNLENHFNTDASLDDETFKTLSKYLNDNSAEKNMQYKRSNRIVSSLNPNQIPDSISTTPYMVKKHREIRKDLITQKEVKGLFNCIACHTTADKGIYSERDIKIPNFGRWEDD
- a CDS encoding DUF1924 domain-containing protein, with translation MKALIISALVASLSFSATVDDYLDSLKQEVLKENPSFKDFDAKRGEEIFTSKHIGKKGKEISCTTCHGANLQKAGENIFTTKVIEPLSPKANKERFTDIKTIEKWMKRNFNDVYNREGTALEKGDVTTYIINQ
- a CDS encoding cytochrome b/b6 domain-containing protein; the protein is MEKSYIWSLPTRVFHSLFAVFILLAFLTDDDKLLNYHAVIGYSIFILLVFRVFWGLFGPKYSKFKDFPTGKKNVKEFLNNIFEENQKYLGHNPLASYVMIAMLVVVFLTIFTGVLAFGVQEGKGLVSFLNDTLFKDMKLFKEIHEVLANILIALIVAHVSGVMVDRFLHKKHQTLNSIVTGYKMTNESENIKLNIFQKLFALLMFIVFIGFLIFNLIEPKNVFIASKFEPIDYKTQNEVFVTECGSCHTLYPTQSFA
- a CDS encoding diacylglycerol kinase; protein product: MRNQPKYNFFKNTSYALKGLVDLIKTESSFKIELIITLVLLPVIIFIDTTLTNKALLFITLMGMILAETTNSAIERVVDLVTLEHHDMAGRAKDVGSAIVFLSIFIFVVTWLIILIDIF